A window from Leptothermofonsia sichuanensis E412 encodes these proteins:
- a CDS encoding DUF6882 domain-containing protein — protein sequence MNPEPPAYPILLARSMEELHFKTQAQEQLWLLGQCNWEVDQEQGSIRFTNPRGQIITAPVQIIGTYNTLNGTWLWGWDHPSVVPALQNHASTLHDYGKAQGIDRLTTRNCTVQNRRHGNSLPLPAASAMPRGPIVVRLAPPSFS from the coding sequence ATGAACCCGGAACCACCCGCCTACCCCATCCTGCTGGCTCGCAGCATGGAAGAACTACATTTCAAAACCCAGGCGCAGGAACAACTCTGGCTACTGGGACAATGCAACTGGGAGGTAGACCAGGAGCAGGGCAGCATCCGGTTCACCAACCCCAGAGGCCAGATTATCACCGCCCCAGTGCAAATCATCGGCACCTACAACACCCTGAATGGCACCTGGCTCTGGGGGTGGGATCATCCCTCTGTAGTGCCCGCCCTCCAGAACCATGCCAGCACCCTACACGACTACGGCAAAGCCCAGGGCATAGACCGATTGACCACGCGAAACTGCACTGTTCAGAACCGGAGGCATGGGAACTCACTGCCCTTGCCTGCTGCCTCTGCCATGCCGAGGGGGCCTATTGTGGTCCGGCTGGCACCACCCTCGTTTTCATGA
- a CDS encoding caspase, EACC1-associated type produces the protein MSKVALLIGVSEYEPGLNPLPNAISDVEAIQQVLKNAELGGFDQVKTLINPDKVVMEAEVENLFCDRAKDDLVLLFFSGHGVKDDSGKLYFATRNTRKSRKGELVRSTAVPSNFVLEVMNNSRSKRQVVILDCCFSGAFAQDMTAKDDGAVDIRNQLGAEGRAVLTSSTSTQYSFEQQGTDLSVYTQYLVEGIETGAADLDNDGSISVDELHDYAKQKVQEIAPAMKPEIYAAREGFRIRLASAPVSDPKIRYRREVERVMNDGRIFLADRRWLNQLQLQLGLTQMDALAIEAAVQQTYWEYQENLEQYRQAFIEALQTENPLTTQTQRRFRQLQERWKLRLDDVAEIEAQVTQQIRLAHAVAHTGAPYQAASPSPSIASPEVLPAPTVPLVPPSPPPAIVEPSRRLPGLLVAVIALIAGATGYWAMSNQIIRLPFSTGNLPSPSTPTITVSPAPTGSEPDVSISPERCFVVVGTSSLRIRGGPGTSYPQIGVLFEGDKLYLVRV, from the coding sequence ATGTCTAAAGTTGCACTACTCATCGGTGTTAGTGAATATGAACCAGGACTCAATCCACTACCTAATGCAATTAGTGATGTGGAAGCCATCCAGCAGGTTCTGAAAAATGCAGAACTGGGTGGATTTGATCAGGTCAAAACCCTGATCAATCCGGATAAGGTTGTCATGGAAGCTGAAGTTGAAAACCTGTTTTGCGATCGCGCAAAAGACGATCTGGTACTGCTATTTTTTTCAGGACATGGCGTGAAGGATGATAGTGGCAAACTTTACTTTGCTACCCGCAATACTCGCAAAAGCCGTAAAGGTGAGTTAGTGCGTTCAACCGCTGTGCCCTCTAACTTTGTGCTGGAAGTGATGAACAACAGTCGGTCGAAGCGTCAGGTTGTCATTTTAGACTGTTGCTTCAGTGGTGCCTTTGCCCAGGATATGACTGCTAAAGATGATGGGGCAGTGGATATTCGAAACCAGTTGGGAGCGGAAGGGCGAGCTGTGTTAACGTCCTCCACATCCACACAATATTCATTTGAGCAGCAAGGAACCGACCTGTCTGTTTACACCCAATATCTGGTTGAAGGGATTGAAACCGGGGCGGCTGATTTAGACAATGACGGCTCCATTTCAGTCGATGAACTGCACGACTACGCAAAGCAGAAAGTCCAGGAAATCGCACCGGCCATGAAGCCAGAGATCTATGCAGCACGAGAAGGCTTTCGTATTCGGCTTGCCAGTGCCCCTGTCAGTGATCCAAAGATACGCTATCGGCGTGAAGTAGAGCGGGTTATGAACGATGGCCGCATCTTTTTAGCCGATCGCCGCTGGTTAAACCAACTCCAACTTCAACTGGGGCTGACCCAGATGGATGCCCTGGCCATTGAGGCAGCAGTTCAGCAAACCTATTGGGAATATCAAGAAAATCTGGAACAATATCGGCAGGCATTTATAGAGGCCCTTCAGACCGAAAATCCCTTAACCACCCAAACCCAGCGTCGATTTCGCCAGTTGCAGGAGCGCTGGAAATTGAGACTGGATGATGTGGCTGAGATTGAAGCGCAGGTTACACAACAAATTCGCCTAGCTCACGCTGTGGCTCATACAGGTGCGCCTTATCAGGCGGCTTCCCCTAGCCCATCCATTGCATCTCCTGAGGTCCTTCCAGCCCCTACGGTTCCACTGGTTCCTCCCTCCCCTCCGCCCGCGATCGTAGAACCATCCCGCCGCCTTCCAGGTCTGCTTGTTGCAGTCATTGCCTTAATAGCCGGGGCAACAGGTTATTGGGCAATGTCCAATCAAATCATCAGACTGCCGTTTTCTACAGGCAATCTGCCATCTCCTTCTACCCCTACGATAACAGTCTCACCCGCCCCAACAGGTTCAGAACCAGATGTCTCGATCTCACCCGAACGATGCTTCGTCGTAGTGGGAACAAGCAGTCTCAGAATTCGAGGGGGACCTGGAACAAGTTACCCCCAGATTGGTGTTCTTTTTGAAGGGGACAAACTATACCTTGTCAGGGTATAG
- a CDS encoding tetratricopeptide repeat protein, whose amino-acid sequence MNEFLISSLLEDLKDPNEDVRDRATQELWRIWFEQKGILGLEIIRRAQLALEAGNFTEAEETLNALVESQPDYAEAWNRRAVLYYIQGQYQKAIADCEVVLQLNPIHFGALHGLGLCYAALGDYRTAIHAFHNALKIQPYSLENQRMMLECTARLI is encoded by the coding sequence ATGAACGAGTTCCTGATTTCATCATTACTGGAAGACCTGAAAGATCCAAATGAAGACGTGCGCGATCGCGCCACTCAGGAACTCTGGCGCATCTGGTTTGAACAGAAAGGTATCCTGGGGTTAGAAATCATTCGACGGGCGCAACTGGCCTTAGAAGCAGGTAATTTCACAGAGGCAGAAGAAACCCTGAACGCGCTGGTTGAAAGTCAACCCGACTATGCTGAAGCCTGGAACCGGCGAGCCGTTCTTTACTACATCCAGGGACAATACCAGAAGGCGATCGCAGACTGCGAAGTAGTCCTTCAACTCAACCCCATCCACTTTGGTGCCCTGCACGGGTTAGGGCTATGCTATGCAGCATTAGGAGACTATCGAACAGCGATTCATGCCTTTCATAACGCGCTTAAAATCCAGCCCTACTCGCTGGAAAATCAACGCATGATGCTGGAATGCACAGCCCGCCTGATTTAG
- a CDS encoding pentapeptide repeat-containing protein — MSRKLSACLLLFIVWTVFSFTHLVPPVLAAIAQPDLTPLTLEVLQQRLKSPIANEGIKVIDLQRLNIDLRPENAEFRDRFYDLLKTQLQRPGTPVGLDLSYSQIQGEFKISQLGLRAPLFGESLSPIFTPAEQEQLQRDRRRLSRLSTLSQSLLSTPNLGTQTAPLQITVFRGPLKLNQTRFLDLVDFTNTFFLNRVEAQGSQFTQGIDSTQTRFSQTTSFAGALFERDSRFRSNIFFGKAEFNQAQFWGPVTFQNTEFQATANFNLAVFQQPSNFMRVQWQGNADFARALWQADAVFTKSTFSKALFLPDAVFEKAALFRQTQFNKPVNMRGTSILEQADFSDAGFARGAYLNVPGLKFDSEQAKIVGDPGQIGRFISVPTLQGNENLLRELVRNFRRQEQIPDANQMDYTRQRLRLRELRQQLFGININTAPITQLQNLGFSQEQATAIAQRRAQLPFRSLTDLLSLAKVDIATYINVRDRVVAKEPVAPGRGVFNRILIGLDCIGLSLLLLLSHYGTRSWLIFGVGLITIAYFGVLFWFIDRSRRLTPKPILPTLAETLWMLAGFSTLFLLGLIAIFRNSDQPWLTLASLAAIDIPVPTILIALLYKAGRYHPLMDVSYFMEEGTLRQLRILVGRLPIIPRYQMFRERYIPILWNRRWNWLNYFDFSFNNLLRFGFNDIRLRDEHVPGLITALVWYQWAIGILYLALLFWTLSRTIPGLNLLIYFK; from the coding sequence GTGTCTCGAAAATTGTCTGCCTGTTTGCTCCTGTTCATTGTCTGGACCGTATTCAGTTTTACCCACCTGGTGCCGCCAGTCCTGGCTGCGATCGCCCAACCTGACCTGACGCCACTCACCCTGGAAGTTCTGCAACAGCGGCTGAAATCACCGATTGCAAACGAAGGCATTAAAGTAATTGACCTGCAACGGTTAAATATCGATTTGCGTCCAGAAAATGCCGAGTTCCGCGATCGATTTTATGACCTGTTGAAAACTCAGTTACAACGTCCAGGCACCCCAGTAGGGCTGGATTTGAGCTATTCCCAGATTCAGGGAGAGTTCAAAATTAGCCAGTTGGGGTTAAGAGCACCCCTGTTTGGCGAATCCCTGTCACCGATCTTTACCCCAGCCGAACAGGAGCAATTACAGCGCGATCGCCGTCGTCTGTCTCGCCTCAGCACCCTCTCCCAATCCCTGCTCAGCACGCCTAATCTGGGCACTCAAACCGCTCCCCTGCAAATCACAGTCTTTCGGGGACCCCTGAAGCTCAACCAGACCCGGTTTCTGGATCTGGTCGATTTCACCAATACATTCTTTCTCAACCGGGTAGAAGCCCAGGGGTCCCAGTTTACCCAGGGGATCGACAGTACCCAGACCCGCTTCAGCCAGACCACCAGCTTTGCCGGAGCATTGTTTGAACGAGATTCCCGCTTCCGCAGCAACATTTTTTTCGGCAAAGCAGAATTTAACCAGGCCCAGTTTTGGGGACCCGTCACCTTTCAGAACACCGAATTTCAGGCAACGGCAAATTTTAACCTGGCGGTGTTTCAACAACCGTCCAACTTCATGCGTGTGCAGTGGCAGGGGAATGCAGATTTTGCCCGCGCCCTCTGGCAGGCAGATGCCGTCTTTACCAAAAGCACTTTCAGCAAGGCACTCTTTTTGCCGGATGCCGTGTTTGAGAAAGCGGCTCTGTTTCGCCAGACCCAGTTCAATAAGCCCGTTAATATGCGGGGAACATCAATTCTGGAGCAGGCAGATTTTAGTGATGCTGGCTTTGCCAGGGGTGCCTACTTGAATGTTCCTGGCTTGAAGTTTGACTCCGAGCAGGCAAAGATTGTGGGCGATCCAGGGCAGATTGGGCGGTTTATTTCCGTCCCCACCCTCCAGGGCAATGAAAACCTGCTACGTGAACTGGTGCGCAACTTCCGCCGTCAGGAACAAATTCCCGATGCCAACCAGATGGACTACACACGGCAGCGGTTGAGGTTGCGAGAGTTACGCCAGCAGTTGTTTGGCATCAATATCAACACCGCACCAATCACCCAGTTGCAGAACCTTGGCTTTTCCCAGGAGCAGGCAACCGCGATCGCCCAGCGCCGCGCCCAACTGCCCTTCCGTAGCCTGACCGACCTCTTAAGCCTGGCAAAGGTGGATATTGCCACCTATATCAATGTCCGCGATCGCGTTGTTGCCAAAGAACCTGTTGCCCCTGGACGCGGCGTGTTTAATCGCATTCTGATTGGTTTAGACTGTATTGGTTTGAGCCTGCTGTTGCTCCTGAGCCACTATGGAACTCGCTCCTGGCTGATCTTTGGCGTCGGGCTGATCACCATTGCCTACTTTGGGGTGTTGTTCTGGTTCATTGATCGCAGCCGCAGACTGACCCCCAAACCCATCCTGCCAACCCTGGCAGAAACGTTGTGGATGCTGGCAGGGTTCAGTACCCTTTTTCTGTTGGGGTTGATTGCCATCTTTCGGAACAGTGACCAGCCCTGGTTGACCTTAGCCAGTCTGGCCGCCATCGACATTCCAGTGCCGACTATTTTGATTGCCCTGCTTTATAAAGCCGGACGTTACCACCCACTGATGGATGTCAGCTACTTTATGGAAGAGGGCACCCTGCGCCAGTTACGGATTCTGGTCGGACGGTTGCCCATCATTCCCCGTTATCAAATGTTTCGAGAACGCTACATTCCAATCCTCTGGAATCGCCGCTGGAACTGGCTCAACTATTTTGACTTCAGCTTTAATAACCTGCTCCGCTTTGGCTTCAACGATATCCGGTTGCGGGATGAACACGTCCCCGGTTTGATTACGGCCCTTGTCTGGTACCAGTGGGCGATCGGCATTCTTTACCTCGCCCTCCTGTTCTGGACACTGTCACGCACCATTCCGGGGCTTAATCTGTTGATCTACTTTAAGTGA
- a CDS encoding gas vesicle protein GvpV, whose translation MRPHPQQGQIRPKISTMPRQKTEAAAYLDIYKLVNERTRLQHELEALEQRRDRIQQRLTTIEAQINQLELNAHALRDAPTSAIKPTTPSPSTESCDFNTLFLEY comes from the coding sequence ATGCGCCCCCATCCCCAGCAGGGACAGATTCGCCCCAAAATTAGCACCATGCCTCGCCAGAAGACTGAGGCGGCGGCTTACCTGGATATCTACAAACTGGTCAACGAACGAACCAGACTCCAGCACGAATTAGAAGCCCTGGAGCAAAGACGCGATCGCATCCAGCAACGTCTGACTACCATTGAGGCCCAGATTAATCAACTGGAACTGAATGCCCATGCGTTACGAGATGCCCCGACGTCTGCCATCAAACCCACGACTCCATCACCCTCCACTGAATCCTGCGACTTTAATACCCTGTTTCTGGAGTATTGA